A stretch of Desulfovermiculus halophilus DSM 18834 DNA encodes these proteins:
- a CDS encoding helix-turn-helix transcriptional regulator: MKKTIELPVLMTEKEFCDYVGKSRAWAQRARLEGDGPPYVKVGRTPLYPADKLEKWLQGTERRATCEERG; this comes from the coding sequence ATGAAGAAGACAATTGAATTGCCAGTGCTGATGACGGAGAAGGAATTTTGCGATTACGTCGGCAAATCACGTGCCTGGGCGCAAAGAGCGAGGCTTGAAGGTGATGGGCCGCCCTATGTAAAAGTAGGACGAACCCCGCTTTATCCGGCTGATAAGTTAGAAAAGTGGTTGCAGGGCACTGAACGTCGCGCCACTTGCGAGGAAAGGGGGTGA